In the Nicotiana tabacum cultivar K326 chromosome 16, ASM71507v2, whole genome shotgun sequence genome, one interval contains:
- the LOC107793521 gene encoding sulfate transporter 1.3-like yields MGRSSVEAIETKEMDYQSLPSPQHQQAPYMHKVGVPPKQNLFDEFKTTVKETLFADDPLRSFKDQSRSRKFVLGWQAVFPILDWGRSYNVSKFRGDLIAGLTIASLCIPQDIGYSKLANLAPQYGLYSSFVPPLIYAFMGSSRDIAIGPVAVVSLLLGSLLSNEIDPTTNPNEYRRLAFTATFFAGITQATIGILRLGFLIDFLSHAAVVGFMGGAAITIALQQLKGFLGIKKFTKETDIISVMKSVWRSAHHGWNLPTILIGATFLTFLLFAKYTGKKNKKLFWIPAIAPLISVILSTFFVYITHAEKKGVEIVRDIEKGINPPSVSEIYFTGDYLLKGLKIGIVAGMIALTEAVAIGRTFASMKDYQLDGNKEMVALGAMNVVGSMTSCYVTTGSFSRSAVNYMAGCQTAVSNIIMSVVVFLTLLFITPLFEYTPNAILAAIIISAVIGLIDYEAAILIWKIDKFDFVACMGAFFGVVFASVEIGLLIAVSISFAKILLQVTRPRTAILGKIPRTNVYRNIQQYPEATQVPGVLIVRVDSAIYFSNSNYTRERILRWVTDEDEQLESAGFPKIRFLIVDMSPVTDIDTSGIHAFEELHRSLQKREVQLVLSNPGRQVIDKLHASNFVSQIGEDKIFLTVADAVLTCSSKFPDEVV; encoded by the exons ATGGGTCGATCTAGCGTTGAGGCAATAGAAACAAAAGAAATGGACTACCAAAGTTTGCCATCCCCTCAACACCAACAAGCACCATATATGCACAAGGTTGGAGTCCCACCGAAACAGAACCTATTCGATGAATTTAAGACTACTGTAAAGGAAACATTGTTTGCAGATGATCCTCTACGCTCCTTTAAAGATCAGTCAAGGTCTCGCAAGTTTGTCCTTGGTTGGCAGGCTGTGTTTCCCATACTAGATTGGGGTAGAAGCTATAATGTTTCTAAGTTTAGAGGTGATCTTATTGCTGGTCTGACTATTGCAAGTCTCTGCATTCCTCAG GACATTGGCTATTCAAAACTCGCAAACTTAGCTCCTCAATATGGGCTAT ACTCCAGCTTTGTTCCACCTTTGATTTATGCCTTCATGGGTAGCTCAAGAGATATAGCGATAGGACCTGTTGCTGTTGTATCACTATTGCTAGGGTCTCTGCTTAGCAATGAAATTGATCCAACTACAAATCCAAATGAATATCGGAGGCTTGCATTTACAGCTACTTTTTTTGCTGGCATTACTCAAGCTACTATTGGAATCTTAAG ATTGGGATTTTTAATCGACTTCTTATCTCATGCTGCTGTTGTCGGTTTCATGGGTGGTGCGGCCATTACAATTGCCCTCCAGCAACTTAAAGGTTTTCTGGGCATCAAGAAGTTTACTAAGGAAACTGATATCATTTCTGTGATGAAATCAGTATGGCGTTCGGCTCACCATGGA TGGAACTTGCCGACAATTCTCATTGGAGCAACCTTTTTAACTTTCCTTTTGTTCGCTAAGTACACT GGAAAGAAGAACAAAAAGCTGTTTTGGATACCTGCAATTGCTCCTCTGATCTCTGTCATTCTTTCCACCTTCTTTGTCTACATAACCCATGCCGAAAAAAAGGGAGTCGAGATT GTGAGAGACATTGAGAAAGGAATCAATCCTCCTTCTGTCAGCGAAATCTATTTTACTGGTGATTATCTCCTAAAAGGGCTAAAGATTGGTATTGTTGCTGGAATGATTGCATTGACG GAAGCTGTTGCAATTGGAAGAACATTTGCTTCAATGAAGGACTACCAGTTAGATGGAAACAAAGAAATGGTGGCACTTGGAGCGATGAATGTTGTTGGCTCAATGACATCATGCTATGTGACAACAG GTTCCTTCTCTCGATCAGCAGTAAATTACATGGCTGGTTGCCAAACTGCAGTTTCCAACATTATCATGTCTGTTGTTGTGTTCTTGACATTGTTGTTCATAACCCCCCTTTTTGAGTACACTCCAAATGCAATCCTCGCTGCCATCATTATCTCTGCTGTCATTGGATTAATAGACTATGAAGCCGCAATTTTGATTTGGAAGATCGACAAATTTGATTTTGTTGCTTGCATGGGAGCATTTTTTGGTGTGGTTTTCGCCTCGGTTGAGATAGGTCTTTTAATTGCA GTCTCAATATCATTTGCTAAGATTCTCCTTCAAGTCACAAGGCCACGAACAGCTATTCTTGGCAAGATCCCTAGGACAAATGTATATAGGAACATTCAACAATATCCCGAGGCAACACAAGTTCCCGGTGTACTAATTGTGAGAGTTGATTCTGCTATCTACTTTTCAAATTCTAACTACACGAGAGAGAG GATACTGAGATGGGTAACGGATGAGGACGAGCAACTAGAATCCGCTGGCTTTCCTAAAATTAGGTTCTTGATTGTTGACATGTCAC CGGTGACTGACATTGACACCAGTGGCATCCATGCCTTTGAAGAGTTGCACAGAAGCCTACAGAAGAGAGAAGTTCAG CTTGTTCTCTCAAACCCTGGAAGGCAAGTGATCGACAAGCTGCACGCATCCAATTTCGTGAGCCAAATTGGCGAGGACAAGATCTTTCTCACTGTTGCAGATGCCGTGCTAACATGTTCCTCGAAGTTCCCTGACGAAGTAGTCTAA
- the LOC142170226 gene encoding uncharacterized protein LOC142170226 has protein sequence MPYHPVGNRQAKSTTKVIVNNLKKRLEESKVEIGELSTRYTQASEESNEEEMHINLDLLKGKREAALIRMAAQKQFMERYYNQKVRLRYFKTGDFVLKKVFQSTKAANAGKLSPTWKGPYKIHGIAGKGAYELETMDGKILPSHWNVVHLKICYF, from the exons ATgccttatcatccggtgggtaatagACAAGCAAAATCAACAACTAAAGTCATTGTCAACAATTTGAAGAAACGATTGGAAGAATCTAAAG ttgaaataggggAGCTAAGCACGAGGTACACGCAAGCATCAGAAGAATCCAATGAAGAAGAAATGCACATAAACCTTGATTTACTTAAAGGAAAAAGGGAAGCTGcactaataagaatggcagcacaaaagcaattCATGGAACGATACTACAATCAAAAAGTACGACTAAGATACTTCAAGACTGGGGACTTCGTACTCAAGAAAGTTTTTCAATCCACGAAGGCGGCCAATGCGGGTAAATTAAGTCCAACCTGGAAAGGACCCTACAAGATTCATGGTATTGCAGGGAAAGGAGCATACGAGCTAGAAACAATGGATGGAAAGATattaccttcacattggaatgtcgTTCACCTGAAGATATGCTATTTCTAA
- the LOC142170225 gene encoding uncharacterized protein LOC142170225 — MPEEEIMDEAITLNALSGTEVPNAIKLRGEAKRNKITILLDSRSTHSFLDLETARRIDPSDKSDYTLQHDIIRHDQKIWIGRGAGLRTKIFEALHQFPLGGHSGQLRTYKRIKMGFYWPNMKTDISKWVSECDTCQRDIYRLLELPKSIVTDRDAVFTSQFWQQLFKSIGTKLNMSTTYHPQSDGQTERLNKCFETYLRSMIFAFPKKWIKWLLLAEWWYKTNYHISLKSIPFQALYGFPPPQVPLRSLPHSTQLVDSYLAKSQQMLMILKEHLVQAQARIKFYVDWNRVAVKLTNPSVFHVSQLKKRVGPFIVPQQQPPSCNDSGRVLVQPVAILDRRIIKANNAAQVNVLVLSTIATDQQAQ; from the exons ATGCCAGAGGAAGAAATTATGGATGAAGCAATTACTCTGAATGCACTTTCAGGTACTGAAGTCCCAAATGCCATCAAGTTGAGAGGAGAGGCTAAAAGGAACAAGATCACTATTTTGTTAGATTCAAGGAGTACCCATAGCTTCTTGGATCTGGAGACTGCTAGGAGGATTG ATCCTTCAGACAAATCTGATTACACTCTTCAGCACGACATTATCAGACATGACCAAAAGATATGGATAGGGAGGGGAGCTGGTCTGAGAACTAAGATCTTTGAAGCCCTTCATCAGTTTCCTCTTGGGGGACATTCTGGACAATTGAGAACTTATAAGAGGATCAAAATGGGCTTTTACTGGCCTAACATGAAGACTGACATCTCTAAATGGGTGTCTGAGTGTGATACATGTCaaaga GACATCTATAGACTACTTGAGCTTCCTAAGTCAATTGTGACTGATAGAGATGCAGTATTCACCAGCCAATTCTGGCAGCAGCTCTTCAAGTCAATAGGAACCAAACTTAATATGTCTACAACTTATCACCCTCAGTCAGATGGTCAAACTGAACGACTTAATAAATGTTTCGAAACTTATCTGAGGTCTATGATTTTTGCATTTCCTAAGAAATGGATCAAGTGGTTACTCTTAGCAGAGTGGTGGTACAAAACCAACTACCACATCTCACTCAAATCTATACCATTCCAGGCACTATATGGATTTCCACCCCCACAGGTTCCACTAAGATCACTACCCCATTCTACACAACTTGTGGATTCTTACTTGGCTAAAAGTCAACAGATGTTGATGATTCTTAAGGAACACTTAGTCCAGGCCCAAGCCAGGATAAAATTCTATGTAGATTGGAACAG AGTTGCCGTCAAGCTCACAAATCCATCTGTCTTTCATGTCTCTCAACTGAAGAAGAGGGTGGGACCTTTTATTGTACCTCAACAGCAACCTCCTAGCTGTAATGACAGTGGTCGAGTTCTGGTACAACCAGTTGCAATTTTGGACCGTCGTATCATCAAGGCTAATAATGCAGCTCAAGTGAATGTTTTG GTTTTATCCACCATTGCAACTGATCAACAAGCTCAATAA